The genomic interval GGATATGGATGTAGTAGCGGCTGGCTGGTGGAGAGACGTGTGGATTGGTGTGATCTGTAATGGACAGTGTGGACAGGACTTTTGGCCGAATGGAGAAGGTTGAGTATTGTGCTTGTTTGCAATACTCGTGTGAAGAAGACTTGTACTGCATATACACTAGCATTTAGATAAGATGATTAGTCTGCACAATACTCTTAGCATATTTAAAGCATGGATAGAACATGCATTAGTCGCTTCTATCACGGTCTGAGCACGGTTGGTGGCAGTGATGGTTCAGATAACACAAAGAAGCATGTCTAAGCCATACATGTTGATCATAACTAGTACCGTTTGTATCCCAACCTATCCGTACCATGCAAGCCGCTATACTGCATACACCTGGCCATACGCTCACGTACACGCTCACGCGGCTGTCGCTCTGCTCAAACCGAGTCTGACAGAAGCGACAGGACCATATTtcgcttccacttcgtcTTGTACCTTTTCGATAGATTTGAAGTATTTGACGGTCTTTACGCGCAGTTCGAGCGTGGCGTCTTCGCTGCAAGTCGAGGCATTAGCGATGTTCTCAACTAGATCAACAGGGTGGTACAGAGGTGACATCGAACGGCATAGGAAGATAGGATGACATCGTCGAGGGCGGTGAGACTCACTCGCATACGACCAAAGCCCACGGATGAGTTTGCAAAGCGCTCGCCGTGACCTAAAATCACACAGGGTCAGCTCCGATACCGTcaccacgaccaccaccgcAGTTGTTGAAATTCCGCTTAGGACATACCATATGATTAACACCACCTTCGATCATCTGACTCAATGCCAAACTCTTATTTTGGCCGGTGACGACCAACACTACCTCTTTTGCATCCATAACTGTCTGGACGCCGACTGTTAGTGCCATACGGGGGACGAGGGAAAGGTCGTTATTGAAGAAACGACAATTGTCGAGGATTGTCTCGTAAGCTAGGGTCTTGATACGTGTTCGAGAGGTAAGGGAGGAGCCGGGCTACGAGTAGAGCTGATCAGCACTACAACTCCAGCGTGGAGGGGAAAGAGTGTTTGAACAGCTGATTGGTGCTTGAAAGTGGTGGGGAAGCAAAGAACACTATACACACCTCGTTGAAAGCGATGTGTCCATCTACAAAACCGAATGCGTTTCTAGTCAGTACGCTAACTTGCGCAATACAGTCAGCTCAAATCACTACTCACCCGCACCGATACCGCCGAGGAAAAGGTCAATTCCGCCGACTGCTTTGATAGCAGCCTCGTAGCCTTCGCATTCCTTGTACAAGTCTTCGGCATTACCATTCAAGATGTGGGTGTTCTTGGGGCTATCATATAAGTTCGATCAGCTGGATGGGACTTGTTTGCCTTGCGCGACGaggtttcttcttctcatgtCATTTCTCGAcgaggggagaggagagagcagAATTCGGATGAGCAGCAGGCCGCAACTCACTCGATATCAATAAGGGAGAAGAAATTGGAGAACATGAAAGTATGGTATGATTCCGAGTGATCTCGAGGAATACCAACATATTCGTCCATGTTGACTGTGCACATCAATCATCCCAATGTCAGCACAAGTCCGTTCAGCAACGTGCGCAAACGTATCTAGGCCAGGAAAAGTACGATCTTGACGCTCGAAGGAAGGAGACGCACTTACATGTGATCACATCCTTAAAGCTCACTTTACCATCCTTGTACAGCTCTACCAACCTCTTGTACACTGGTAAAGGTGATGATCCGGTAGGCAGACCAAGTACGATATTAGGATGAGCGGGTGTGGGAGTGAACGAGTTGATCCGTTTGGCAATGTAGTCGCCGATCTGAGAAATCCACCAACGCAATCAAGTCAGTAAACAGTCACGGTCCAAGTGAACGTGCAGCTGGCTACTTGAGAACAAGAGCGGGATAGTAGTCTACTCACGTAGTTTCCTACTTGATCTTTGGTATCTCGGATAgtcaatctcatcttgtTCGTTGTCTCCTCAGGTATAGAATGGGTATGAGTATAACTTTGATAGTCTTGATGATGTTCAGATCAAACAAGAAAAAGACTGTCTGAAATTCATAGAAACAGTATCCATCCATTACATGGAGCTATTGTACATTCCGGATAGTACCAGCTAGCTatcctatctctctctccctttaCCTGATCACACTCGGTCTACTTACCGGAACGTATACCGCAAAGGTGGAGGCGAATAATCAACGTTTACGCGATATTACAGAACCATACCGGCGATTTCGCCGAACCACTTCGCCGGATCTGCCGCTATTTCGTCCAGGTTTCACTTTATCAGTCTCAGTCAACAAACGCTAACAATAACGTGAGTTACACGTTGCAATATGGTGCTGTCGACGTTGTGTTGGATTGAGTGCAAGGACGCAAAGGGAGAACGGTTATCAGACGTATGTTCCTGACGAAGATACCTCGACAGGGGCCCATCCGGGGTTGTTTCAATGTTTGATGAGCTCGAGCCGTGTCTGATGGTCTAGACCGTTCCATGCTCGTGATCACAATTGTACAGTCTCCGAAGCCATCACCGAACCCTCTATCATATGAGAAGAGTCATTTCCATAGACGATGCACCGATTCCTTGCAGTATCGATACTATCGCTACTTTCGACTTACATGATGTCGGCTTATGTCTAATGTGACTTCCTTGTCGCGCCTCTGTGGGCTGAGTTCTCACCTCTACCGCAATCTCATTGTCATTGACATCGTATTTCGTCTCAAGATCCGCTGCAACATCCGACTACATtcgtatgcatgcatgttGGTCCGGGGCGAAACGATCCGCAGgtagaagctgacaacaATACTGTGTACCGTGACGTGGCATATTTTTATCACAATGGTTGCCTGTCTGATAACGTTATGATGACAACTGAACTTAGCGTCACTCGCAGCAAAAGTTGGTCCAACAGAGGAATGTCTGTCTACACCTGTATCCTCTCTTAGACTTTATCTCTCATCGAGTCACAAGCTTGTAGAGATATCCATCATTCTCTCTGTCCTGGATACCATTAGGATCCTCTAACGGAAGACGACCACTTCATTGTTCGGCTGTATCAGGAGACAAGCACATAACATTTCCTTTGATCAATTCTACACACCTTTCACCCTCTCGTCCCCGCAACAACGAAGCGGGTTGAGGGTTCGCTCTACTACTATACACACATGTCATCAGAGACTGGTTCCAGTATCAACATCCGCCCTGTCCACTCGCTACCCAGCAAACCTGTCAATACTACTACATCTTTACCTTCATCTCGACCAGCTACCGAGACCGCTCCCAGTTTAGCTTCAAGATCAGCTCACTCACTTCCGCCTCGACCAAGCTTCCCAGTCCCCGCTACAGCTCATTCTAGCTTCAATCAATCTAGAAGTAACCGATCACCCTCTCCAACATCAGAAGTTCCTCTTATCCGAAGGGAGTTCGACGCCTACcgaccttcaccttcacctccacctccaatccGTCGAGAAAAGGACGTGTACagaccttcccctcccagACGGTACAGATCCCCGTCACCTCCTGCCAAGTATCGAGCAGTATCACCACCGTTCAGGAGATATCGATCGCCATCTCCACGAAGACGATCAAACCACTCGAGATCAAGGACACCTCCCCGACGTAGATATCGTAGCCCCTCCCctcaacgaagaagatcacCTTCCCTTAGACAtcgttcaccttcccctaGACGGagatcaccttctcctcgtcgccgATCGATATCGTACGCCCGCTCTCCATCTCCAGTCcgacgaggtcgatccgTTTCACGTTCTCGCTCCCCTGTTTTTCGAAAAGGCTATAGCCAGGACCGAGAGACTGGAGTCAAACGAACGCAGGATAGTCTTACAAGCTTGAAAGACCGCTTAGGAGGATTCGTTCAGTCACTTAGGGAGGATCAAACGTGAGTTATTTCCCGACTTATCGGTGTATGTCAGTGCTTACCGGCCGAAACAGCGAACCATCGACTGCCTCCAAAAGACCCCTCTCCCCGTCCGCGCCTCCCTCTCAACAACCAATAAAACTTGCCAAGGCAATTCCTATCGgtcctcgtcaatctcagCCGGTCCTGTCCAGTATCATTCCTACCGGACCCCGTGCCGCCAGAATCCCAACAGGACCTCGAGCCCTTCAGACTTCTGTTCAACAACCGCAACCGCAACCGCGACCCTCAGCCTCAGACGCACACACGTCTCgctccccttctccctcagcaGACATGGCAGGCCCTTCTCGATACCGTTCCAATGGGCATACTACCCCTCGCAAGAacggaggcggaggaggaaaatCCCCAGCTCTCAAACAGCTTGCTCCACCATTACGCGACCAAGCACAGATTATGGCTCAATTCGGACACGGCGTGACACTCAAGCCACAATGGTCAGATAACCCGAAAGCCCCTTTGGCGAACTTCTTGGGTGGAGGTAAAGGAGGGGCAGATACAGAATACAaaatggaagaaggagtcgTTGGTGATAAGAAGGTCTTCCGGTGAGTCATATATCGGCAACTGTTCGTTTGTCCTAGACATAAagctgacgaagaggaacagtGTGTCTGTGGTCGCTGAAATATCCCGAAATATCATTGGAGTGGGAGATCACAGTAACAGGAAGGAAGCCGAGAAGCTGGCAGCCTTGAGTGCGGTTTTGCAATTGACTTCAGCTGGCATTCTCGAGAAGGGCAAACCTGGTGGAAAGCCTTTACcgccttcctcgtcgaacaCAGCGTCTCAAACTCTTGTTTCAGGTGGCAGTTCAGAGACCGCCAAACTATCCGATGGATCAACAATATCATACGATCGTGCCCGTCAGTTCATGGAATACTACTGTCAGCGATACAAGTTTGGCAAGCCCGATATCGAATTCTCCCAAACGGCTACGAAATCAGCCAAGAAGGGTAAGGCACCGACCACCGTCTGGGATGCTGTCATCACAGTTGGTGGACGACGAATTGGAATGGGTTCTGCTCAGAACAAGAAGGGAGCGCAAGTCAAATGTTATCTTGACGTTACACAATATCTCGAAAGTTGCGATCCCGATCTGTGGCGAGATTTCCTTGAATActcgaagaaggataagagTGCGAATCTGGGAATGGCGCCGCATCTCGTCTTCCAGATGTCAGATACGCTCAACGAAGATATCCAAGGACTGTGTGGAGACATCCGACACTCAAGACTATGGGACAACGCTCCACCCTCTGGCGCAGCGGCGAACGAGCCACAACCTCTTCCGACTTGGAGTCAAGGTCGCCAAGGacaagcgagcgagcgagaatTGCAAGACAAGTCACTCGATCTACAAGACCGTTTGGCCACCTATCAAAGCGATCCGAAGTTGGATAAGATGCGCAAAACCCGTCAATCACTACCTGTCACTTCCCGAGCTACCGAGATTTTGGCCAAAATCGAGGTCAACGAGGTTACGATCGTGATGGCTGCTACTGGTTCCGGAAAGACCACCCAGGTTCCCCAGCTTCTCTTCGACGACTACATCAACCGTGGTGAGGGTGCCAAATGCAACATCGTTTGCACTCAACCTCGGCGACTTGCGGCTATGTCTGTCGCGGAACGTATCGCCGATGAACGAGGACAGCAACTGGGTCAAGAAGTCGGTTATCAAGTTCGATTCGACGTCAAGCTCCCTCAACCTAACGGAAGTATCACCTTTTGCACAACCGGAATATTCCTCAAGCGAATGCAGTCTGCTTTGGGGGCTACCGCCGATCCAGTCGCTGTGGCCAGGATGGACGAGGTCACACATATCGTTGTTGACGAAGTGCACGAACGAGACATCGACACCGACTTGTTGCTCGTTGTGCTCAAACGATTGTTGGCCGACCGTCGATCGAGGAACAAACCTCTCAAGATTATCCTCATGTCTGCTACCATTGACCCGACTCTCTTCAAGCAGTACTTTACCGATCCTAAGGGACGCCCAGCACCCGTCGCGGAGGTGCCGGGACGAACTTTCCCCGTTGAGAGGAACTATCTCGATGATATCGTTCCTCAGTTGCAAGGAATCCCCCAGAATCGAGGAGGTTGGGTTTTCAACGAGAAGAATGTCGCGGAATATCTTGGCAAAGAACTCAGTCGAGATCCGTCATTGTTTGCCAAGGGTACCGGAATGGAGCTCGAAATTCCCTATCCTCTCGTGGCGCTTACCATTGCCGACGTGATGCAGCGCTCTACAGATGGGCACGTCCTAGTGTTCTTGCCTGGTTGGGACGAAATCAAAAAGGTGGCCGACATCCTGCTAGACGGTCGACGATACCCCTTGATGGGCTTGAACTTCTCCGACTCATCACGATACAGTATTCATTACTTGCACTCCACGATTCCTGCCGCTGAGCAGAAAGAGGTCTTCCGACCTCCTCCAGAAGGTGTTCGTCGTATCATCCTTGCTACAAACATTGCCGAGACATCCATCACCATTCCAGATGTGGTGTATGTGGTGGACACTGCCCGAGTCAAGGAAAAGAGATACGATCCCGATAGGCACATGTCATCACTCGTTTCGGCTTGGGTTGGTTCGTCTAACTTGAACCAACGAGCTGGTCGAGCGGGAAGACATCGAGACGGAGAGTATTATGGTTTGGTATCCAAAAATCGACTTGCTTCGCTTGACCCTCATCAATTAgtagagatgaagagatcTGATCTGAGCAATGTAGTGATGcatgtcaaggtgagtagtatCGGCACCAATGGTTCGGACCAAGCTGAAAACATACATTTCAGGCACTCAACCTtggcgaagtcgaagaagtcCTCGCCGCTACGATCGAGCCTCCCGAGTCGAACCGTATCGTCGCCGCAATGGATGTCCTGCGCATGCTTGGTGCTATCGATGTCCACCAGAATCTGACTTCTCTGGGTCgagtccttcttcaacttccgGTCGAAGCCGCTATCGGCAAACTTTGTCTTTACGGCTCTTTCTTCCGATGTCTAGACTCGGCATTGACGCTCGCGGCAGTCTTGACCAACCGAGACCCCTTCCTTGCGCCGATCGCACTCAAGAAACAAGCGGACGAAATCAAGGATTCTTGGTCTCCCGTCGCTTTCCGTTCAGACCCACTCGCCATCGTCGCAGCGTACAATGTCTGGTCAGCAATGGACGATCGTGGTGAATACAGATCAGCCAATGCATTCTGTTCGGACAACTTCCTCTCGAAACCGACCATGCTTCAGATCAAGCAGGTCAAGGGCAGTCTGTTGCAGAGTCTGGACCAAGCTGGAGTTATTGCCGTCTCGGCGGGTGGCATGGTGGGTAGAATAGGAAGGCAATTGTCTGTTCCTGCTGCGTTGAACGAGCATGGGAATAGTCTGCCTCTGCTAGCGGCATTGATCGCAATGTCCAGCGCACCGAACTTTGCCATCAGAACATCGGAGAAAACTTGTCGAACGTCACaagacaaggtgagttctcgTGCAATGCAAACAACGGACGTGTTCGGTGCACTGATACATCATTTTTATTTTTGTTAGACCGTTTTCATCCACGCTTCGTCTGTCaattctcgtcgtcgagaagTGGGTGGACCCGAAGAAGCTTCCGCATCTTTCAACCCTGCCGAAAAACGATTATATGCTTTTGGCGAAAAACAACGCAATGTCCCTCCTGGCGGTaatccttcttctgcgcTCACTCAACTTCGAGTTGTGACGCGACTCGATCCGATGACGTACATGCTTTTCGGAGCTTACGAGCTTGTTGTCACTCAGAGAGGATTGGAGTGCGATCGGTGGTTACCCGTTGTGGGGAACTTGCATGCCTTGGACGATGTTCAACGGTTGAAAGTACTGTTGGAAGGATGTATGTTGAGGGTATTCGAAGGTGTTGGGAAGAGTCTGgtcagaggacgagatcaaCGTTGGAGAGATAAGAGGAATAATGTTCAAGTTTCACATTCTGGTTCTTCAAGGATCAAAGCGCCTCCGGCGGAAacggagggagaaggggaagaaggtgaaaatgaaagtgatgatgaagatgacgacgacgctGTCAGAGTTGCTACAGAGGCGAAGAAACGAATTGCGGAACCGTTGAGTATGGACGAGATTAAAGAATTGGAACTTCTCACAACGGACGTGGTCAGGATATTAGATGCGTACgcgatggagagagaaggaggaagtgtaGTTCCGAGCAGACCAGCGActccaggaggaggagtaggaggtgcgttcggtggcggtggtggtagtggaggACATATGAGTCAGATGGGAGCTGGAGCGGGAGCAGGCGGACAAGGCGTGTATAGACCTCCTCAAAGGGGACGGTACTGAGCCCCAAAAGAGACAGATACCTAGCATATTTGATAAGTTGATTTTGTATATACAATGATCATGGATGTATATGGAAATGCTAATGGGACGGTTGCAGTAATCTTCATCGCTCGCCCTTAGCTGGAAATGTCCTTGTTGATACAGTATCTGAGTACCCATATAAACCTCTGTTACTTGCAGATTCTACCACGAGTGTAATCGTCTCGAATTGGAAAATACATGAACTTCATCGCCTctcttgtcttcttccatcttggcCTTCGTCCTTACTCTTCGCCTTGAGTAAATATCCTCAACTCCCGCCTATGATCTTGAGCAAAAGCTAACTTGCGCGACTTGACTGATATGACCGCCCTCTTTTCCGACCCATCTAATCATATTTCTGATCTATTTTCAACTCCTCTCGTCACCTTCGTCCCTTTTGATCTTTCCGATGATACAGGTCAACCCATCACTACCCGCTGTGAATATACCTTCGACCAGAATAAATTCCTGTCCGGGCATCGATCGTTCAGATTCGTCCGTACCCTGAGGCCAAGGTTCGTCAGATGGCGGTAAATCCGGTATCTAATGCGTGACGAGCTGTCAGTCTTCTCAAAATTTCTTGTTGTTCCGACTTGTCAGGTGAAGTGAACGGTCGACTCACTTTTAGTACGTGGAACTGGGTGTAACCATGTCCGCCTGATTGGTGTTCGTTGTACATGACTGGTGTCGACTTTTTAGCTGATTCAATATATCGTCTCACGTGAGGTCTATCTGACGGTCGGATGATAGAGTAGAACGAGTGATTCTTGAGCTATTCACACCCAGAGAAGCACATAATTAGCTGCATCCTGTTGATTGATATAAAAGAGAATAAGGGTGTTCACTCACACGAGAGCCGTTCACGATGACATCGTTGCTGACATACATGACTCGACTGGTATCTGTAAATCTGTCGATGATGTAAAATGTCCTCGGCGTAGGTTTCGGTGGTGTGGGCCATCGTTGGTCGAGGGAAGGGACAGTAAGGGACATGGAAGTGGATTCAGGAGACGAGGTGAGAGGTGTACGTGTTGACGCAGGCCATCGCTACGAGTTGGATATTATGTTAGCCGTGGACTGGAATAACGGGGAAAGAAAACGAGACCCACTTTTACCGCAAACCTGCCttgagaggagggtgatATCTCGATGACTTCTCTCGCTGTCAATGCTTGTTCTGCATAGTCATTGGTATCAGTGCAATGAACCCTTCCAAGGGGGTCGCTGAACGTACGTAACGTTCGAGCACCATCCACCGCTCGTGTATACAAGGCCAATGACATATTGTACACCGTATAGCTATGAGATGATCAGTTAGCGAGAGTTCATAAACATTGATATACCCGCAGAACTCATAGACGGACTCGTCGGAAACCAGGGAGGGGAAAATGGCAATCAAACTCACTATGAGCAGCAACACTCAACATAATATCCCTCTCGATGTAAAACGCGGAAAAACGCCACACAAGCCGTCCGCTCTTCTGTCAATGCTTGGCTACACAAGAGAAGGCAGGCGATCAGCGACCATATCCTTGAAGTGTTGGCTTATCACAAGACTATTGTTTGTTGAACGTACTAGTGTATTTGCCGTAAACCTGGTATTTCCTCTGGGTGAAATATCAGGTAACACGATTTTCCGACGAGGTCTTCCGACCCATATCCGAGGATATCTTGCATCGATTCTGATACATAGTGGAACTTGGCCTGAATTGGTATGCAATACCGCATGAATCAGCAATTGTGATCGAATGTGTCAGAAATTGCGGGCTGACGGCCTTCGGTGTGAGAGGAGTAAGGTGGGGTGGGGTGGGGGGGGTGGAGCGGAAGGTGGTCCGAACGCTGAAaagacggacggacggacggcCCTTCTTCCCGCGCATATCTTTTACGCAACCCACCTCCTGGTCGGCGCTACAAGCTACCCATGCAGATAATCCTAGCTCCTCTATTGACGCTACGGATGTTGACCTCGTCGGTGGACCCCttgaagaggtggaagcggctgtcgagctcgaggctTTTCTATTTGGTGGTTGTCcctgttgatgttggtatTGGTTTTGGTGATGATATGAACCGGAACCGGAGCCTGGTCTGTGGGAAGACGACGACATGTTGGAGGGCGTGTATATGATTGTAAGTTGCTTTTAGGTTGCCTTTCGCCAGATCATCAAAGTGTCCGTGGTTCGGTGTGATGTTGTCACCGAAGTTCgatgtgatggagaagaa from Kwoniella shandongensis chromosome 4, complete sequence carries:
- a CDS encoding glucosamine-6-phosphate deaminase is translated as MRLTIRDTKDQVGNYIGDYIAKRINSFTPTPAHPNIVLGLPTGSSPLPVYKRLVELYKDGKVSFKDVITFNMDEYVGIPRDHSESYHTFMFSNFFSLIDIDPKNTHILNGNAEDLYKECEGYEAAIKAVGGIDLFLGGIGADGHIAFNEPGSSLTSRTRIKTLAYETILDNCRFFNNDLSLVPRMALTVGVQTVMDAKEVVLVVTGQNKSLALSQMIEGGVNHMVTASALQTHPWALVVCDEDATLELRVKTVKYFKSIEKVQDEVEAKYGPVASVRLGLSRATAA